Proteins encoded within one genomic window of Bradyrhizobium sp. CB1717:
- the hydA gene encoding dihydropyrimidinase — protein sequence MGPDLPDISGHQVTETSVTQLDLAIRGGTIVTASDEFRADIGIQGGRIVSIAERIEGAAREIDATGLLALPGGIDSHVHISQASGPDVVMADDFASATRAAAAGGNTMVLPFALQEKGTSLRTCVEDYRKLAEGECYIDTAFHLIISDPTAVVLGQELPALVKDGYTSFKVFMTYDDLVLSDKQLLEVFEVARREEALVMVHCEGYDAIRFLTSKLEREGHIAPYYHGTSRPQAVEREATHRAISHAEVIGVPIMIVHVSGREAMEQVRWAQQRGLPVHAETCPQYITLTADDMKGLNMDITGAKYVCSPPPRDAESQQAIWEGITSGVFQTFSSDHCPFRYDDPKGKLTPNARTSFRWVPNGIPGVETRLPILFSEGVSKGRITLQKFVELTATNHARIYGLYPRKGSIGVGFDADVVLWDPKLRKKIQQADLHHGADYTPWEGFDVTGWPVTTIARGRVVYEQGRIVGDKGAGELLSRGKSSLV from the coding sequence ATGGGGCCGGATCTTCCAGACATCAGCGGCCATCAAGTGACGGAGACATCAGTGACCCAGCTCGATCTCGCCATTCGCGGCGGCACCATCGTGACGGCCAGCGACGAGTTTCGTGCCGATATCGGCATTCAGGGCGGCCGCATCGTCAGCATTGCCGAGCGGATCGAGGGCGCGGCGCGCGAGATCGACGCCACCGGCCTGCTTGCGCTGCCGGGCGGCATCGACAGCCATGTCCACATCTCGCAAGCCTCGGGTCCCGACGTGGTGATGGCCGACGACTTTGCCTCGGCGACGCGCGCGGCGGCGGCCGGCGGCAACACCATGGTGCTGCCCTTCGCGCTGCAGGAGAAGGGCACGTCCCTGCGCACCTGTGTCGAGGACTATCGCAAGCTCGCCGAAGGTGAATGCTATATCGACACGGCCTTCCACCTCATCATCTCCGATCCGACCGCGGTCGTGCTCGGGCAGGAGCTGCCGGCCCTCGTCAAGGACGGCTACACCTCCTTCAAGGTGTTCATGACCTATGACGACCTCGTGCTCAGCGACAAGCAGCTGCTCGAGGTGTTCGAGGTCGCGCGCCGCGAGGAGGCGCTGGTCATGGTCCATTGCGAGGGCTACGATGCCATCCGCTTCCTCACCAGCAAGCTGGAGCGCGAAGGCCACATTGCGCCCTATTATCACGGCACCTCGCGACCCCAGGCCGTCGAGCGCGAGGCGACGCATCGCGCCATCAGCCATGCCGAGGTGATCGGCGTTCCCATCATGATCGTGCACGTCTCGGGCCGCGAGGCGATGGAGCAGGTGCGCTGGGCCCAGCAGCGCGGATTGCCGGTGCATGCGGAGACCTGTCCGCAATACATCACGCTGACGGCCGACGACATGAAGGGCCTGAACATGGACATCACGGGCGCGAAATATGTTTGCTCGCCGCCGCCGCGCGATGCCGAGAGCCAGCAGGCGATCTGGGAGGGCATCACATCAGGCGTGTTCCAGACCTTCTCGTCCGATCACTGCCCGTTCCGCTACGACGATCCCAAGGGCAAGCTGACGCCGAACGCCCGCACCTCGTTCCGCTGGGTGCCGAACGGCATTCCCGGTGTCGAGACGCGGCTGCCGATCCTGTTCTCGGAAGGCGTCTCGAAGGGACGCATTACGTTGCAAAAGTTCGTCGAGCTGACCGCGACCAACCACGCCCGCATCTACGGCCTCTATCCGCGCAAGGGCTCGATCGGCGTCGGCTTCGATGCCGATGTCGTGCTGTGGGACCCCAAGCTGAGGAAGAAGATCCAGCAGGCCGACCTGCACCACGGCGCGGACTACACGCCATGGGAAGGTTTTGACGTCACCGGCTGGCCCGTCACGACCATTGCGCGGGGCCGTGTCGTCTACGAGCAGGGCAGGATCGTCGGCGACAAGGGCGCGGGCGAGCTGCTGAGCCGTGGCAAGTCGAGCCTGGTGTGA
- a CDS encoding aspartate/glutamate racemase family protein gives MITPSSNSVLEPVTSAMLAGVSGITAHFARFRVTEIALDAAALSQFDASVMLPAADLLADAKVDAIAWNGTSASWLGIGRDRSLCEAITARTGVPATTSTLACIDAARALGAKRVGLVSPYTDDVQRRIGDVWAEEGIAPHAERHLGLRDNFSFGEVEPSTIAGMIRAVATEGADAIVILCTNLDGAALAATLERELDIVVLDSVAVTLWRTLDLAGGDIRALASWGRIFQTSAAIK, from the coding sequence ATGATCACGCCGTCCTCCAACTCGGTGCTGGAGCCCGTCACAAGTGCCATGCTGGCGGGCGTCTCCGGCATCACCGCGCATTTCGCGCGCTTCCGCGTCACCGAGATCGCGCTCGACGCCGCCGCGCTGAGCCAGTTCGACGCCTCGGTGATGCTGCCGGCCGCGGACCTGCTGGCCGATGCCAAGGTCGACGCGATCGCCTGGAACGGCACCTCCGCAAGCTGGCTCGGCATCGGCCGCGACCGGAGCCTGTGCGAGGCGATCACGGCACGCACGGGTGTGCCTGCGACGACGTCGACGCTCGCTTGCATCGATGCCGCCCGCGCGCTCGGCGCAAAACGCGTTGGCCTGGTCTCGCCCTACACCGACGACGTGCAGCGGCGGATCGGCGACGTCTGGGCTGAGGAGGGGATCGCACCTCATGCCGAGCGGCATCTGGGCTTGCGCGACAATTTCTCCTTTGGCGAGGTCGAACCCTCGACGATTGCAGGTATGATCCGTGCCGTGGCGACGGAAGGCGCGGACGCCATCGTCATCCTCTGCACCAATCTCGATGGCGCCGCCTTGGCGGCTACGCTGGAGCGGGAGCTGGACATCGTCGTGCTCGATTCGGTGGCGGTGACGCTGTGGCGGACCCTCGACCTCGCCGGCGGCGACATCAGAGCCCTTGCGTCATGGGGCCGGATCTTCCAGACATCAGCGGCCATCAAGTGA
- a CDS encoding GntR family transcriptional regulator: MQQKSEPNPGRKSPKLKRMGLHERAAARMRTMIIRGELPPGSQTQETKLSKELGVSRTPLREAMKVLAAEGLIELRPNRSPRIADIAVEDIQELFEALAGIERLAAELAAERATERDLARLRTLQTRMEGHHRNGKLDDYFAINGEIHNTIVRMARNTPLREAHETLISRAERARYLALGADRRWSNSVDEHADILAALEARDGEAAGRLLGAHVARTGTALLEVLAASQAKRTAA, translated from the coding sequence GTGCAGCAGAAATCCGAACCGAACCCGGGACGAAAGTCGCCCAAACTCAAGCGGATGGGCCTGCATGAGCGCGCGGCTGCGCGAATGCGGACGATGATCATTCGCGGAGAGCTGCCGCCGGGCTCGCAGACCCAGGAAACAAAACTGTCGAAGGAGCTCGGCGTGTCGCGCACGCCCTTGCGCGAGGCGATGAAGGTGCTCGCCGCGGAAGGGCTGATCGAGCTTCGTCCCAACCGCAGCCCGCGCATCGCCGATATCGCGGTCGAGGACATCCAGGAACTGTTCGAGGCCCTCGCCGGTATCGAGCGGCTCGCCGCCGAGCTTGCCGCGGAGCGCGCCACCGAGCGCGACCTCGCCCGCCTGCGCACGCTTCAGACCCGGATGGAAGGTCATCACCGCAACGGCAAGCTCGACGACTATTTCGCCATCAACGGCGAGATCCACAACACCATCGTCCGCATGGCCCGCAACACGCCGCTCCGCGAAGCCCACGAGACGCTGATCTCCCGCGCCGAACGCGCCCGCTATCTCGCGCTCGGTGCCGACAGGCGCTGGAGCAATTCGGTCGACGAGCACGCCGATATCCTGGCCGCCCTCGAAGCGCGCGACGGCGAAGCCGCCGGCCGCCTGCTCGGCGCCCATGTCGCGCGCACCGGCACGGCGCTGCTCGAAGTTCTCGCCGCCTCTCAAGCCAAGCGAACGGCGGCATAG
- a CDS encoding aspartate/glutamate racemase family protein — protein MKLLLLNPNTSAAVTELMMGVGQRAAASGTELIPCTASRGVPYIATRTEAQIGGAIALEMLAEQHMKVDAAIIAAFGDPGLFAARETFDIPVVGMAEAAMLTACMAGRRFAIVTFAQALGPWYEECVRAHGLWERCAGIRMLDTPFQAISEVGTEKEDVLVELAQRAIVEDEADVLIFAGAPLSGLAERVADRIPVPVVDQVIASVKQAEALHALRLRKASAGTFRRPAAKPTIGLADALAARLEHRDS, from the coding sequence ATGAAGCTGCTGCTGCTCAACCCCAACACCAGCGCCGCAGTCACCGAGCTCATGATGGGTGTCGGGCAGCGCGCGGCCGCATCAGGCACGGAGCTGATTCCCTGCACCGCATCCCGCGGCGTGCCTTATATCGCGACGCGCACGGAAGCGCAGATCGGCGGCGCCATCGCGCTGGAGATGCTGGCCGAGCAGCACATGAAGGTGGACGCCGCAATCATCGCGGCCTTCGGCGATCCCGGCCTGTTCGCCGCGCGCGAGACCTTCGACATTCCCGTGGTCGGCATGGCGGAAGCGGCGATGCTGACCGCCTGCATGGCCGGACGCCGCTTTGCCATCGTGACCTTCGCGCAAGCGCTGGGCCCTTGGTACGAGGAATGCGTCCGCGCCCACGGGCTGTGGGAGCGCTGCGCCGGCATCCGCATGCTCGATACACCCTTTCAGGCGATCTCCGAGGTCGGCACCGAGAAGGAGGATGTGCTGGTCGAGCTCGCCCAGCGAGCCATCGTCGAGGACGAGGCCGATGTGCTGATTTTTGCGGGCGCCCCGCTCTCGGGCCTTGCCGAGCGCGTCGCGGACCGGATCCCCGTCCCCGTGGTCGATCAGGTCATCGCCTCGGTGAAGCAAGCCGAGGCGCTTCATGCGCTGCGCCTGCGCAAGGCGAGCGCCGGCACGTTCCGCCGGCCCGCCGCCAAGCCGACCATTGGTCTTGCCGACGCGCTTGCCGCGCGGCTCGAGCATCGCGACAGCTGA
- a CDS encoding ABC transporter ATP-binding protein, protein MADAPSGRSLVVDAVTHRYPSGALAVENINLDIKGGEIIALLGPSGCGKTTLLRIIAGFIAQTQGRIIIGDDIVDALPPNKRAVGIVFQNYALFPHLSISENVAYGLAARGIDKAARQREAQRLLELVQLPTMAERLPRQLSGGQQQRVALARALAIKPSILLLDEPFAALDKNLRLDMQIEVKRLQRVSGITTLIVTHDQEEALSMADRVAVLSHGKLEQFGSPSDVYDRPQTLFVNTFVGSTNRMPGVVVSADRTAAKVRLDAGAEIVARPAGGTLSEGGRVTVCIRPEHLQFVGDETGFAGVVGMSLPLGATVVHEVTTADGSGVKVSQARIGETRALESGAAVRLAPLAPSLANAFPATL, encoded by the coding sequence ATGGCTGATGCGCCAAGCGGCCGATCGCTCGTCGTCGACGCGGTCACCCACCGGTATCCAAGTGGCGCGCTTGCGGTCGAGAACATCAATCTCGACATCAAGGGCGGCGAGATCATCGCGCTGCTCGGCCCGTCCGGCTGCGGCAAGACCACGCTCTTGCGCATCATCGCCGGCTTCATCGCGCAGACGCAGGGGAGGATCATCATCGGCGACGACATCGTCGATGCGCTGCCGCCGAACAAGCGTGCTGTCGGCATCGTGTTCCAGAACTACGCTCTGTTTCCCCATCTGTCGATCAGCGAGAACGTCGCCTACGGCCTCGCCGCCCGCGGCATCGACAAGGCCGCGCGCCAGCGCGAGGCACAGCGCCTGCTCGAGCTGGTGCAACTCCCGACCATGGCCGAGCGGCTGCCGCGGCAGCTCTCCGGGGGCCAGCAGCAGCGCGTCGCGCTCGCCCGCGCACTCGCGATCAAGCCGTCGATCCTGCTGCTCGACGAGCCCTTCGCCGCGCTCGACAAGAATTTACGGCTGGACATGCAGATCGAGGTCAAGCGGCTGCAGCGCGTCTCCGGCATCACCACGCTGATCGTGACGCACGACCAGGAGGAAGCGCTGTCGATGGCCGACCGCGTCGCCGTGCTGAGCCACGGCAAGCTCGAGCAGTTCGGCTCGCCGTCCGACGTCTACGATCGTCCGCAGACGCTGTTCGTCAACACCTTCGTCGGCTCCACCAACCGCATGCCCGGTGTCGTGGTCTCGGCGGATCGCACGGCGGCAAAGGTGCGCCTCGATGCCGGCGCGGAAATCGTCGCACGGCCCGCGGGCGGTACGCTCAGCGAAGGCGGCCGCGTCACGGTCTGCATCCGCCCCGAGCATCTGCAATTCGTCGGCGACGAGACCGGCTTTGCCGGCGTCGTCGGCATGTCGCTGCCGCTGGGTGCCACCGTCGTGCACGAGGTCACCACTGCCGACGGCTCCGGCGTCAAGGTCTCGCAGGCGCGCATCGGCGAGACGCGCGCGCTGGAGAGCGGCGCTGCGGTGCGCCTTGCTCCGCTTGCCCCATCGCTCGCCAACGCCTTTCCCGCAACGCTTTAG
- a CDS encoding ABC transporter substrate-binding protein, with product MIINRRSLLTTALTLGAMKAFPGLSYAQARPLVFATFTGSWEEAHKAVLVPAFRKANADAAMVLDPMLSVDQIAKVNAAKANPPIDVMLHDPGPALVAIGQDLVEPYPVEKSAYYKDLIAEAQEPMGPAPFFQVVGLTYNPEAVKTPPTSWADLWKPEFKGRVGITNLNSTLGTGWLVEIAKMRGGSEANVDPGFKALEELKPNLAAVAANPGALATLFQQGQIDISPGNFNAIQILKARGVPVEFVAPKEGAIAFKTTIHIVKNSPNRELAFKLIEAALTPEVQTTLMNPPYLIVPTNSKVTMGGEIARVLAKDTAELKQKFVFQDWKKINEQRSAWIERFNREIKI from the coding sequence ATGATCATCAACCGCAGAAGCCTGCTGACCACGGCGCTCACACTCGGGGCCATGAAGGCGTTTCCGGGCCTGAGCTACGCCCAGGCCCGTCCGCTGGTGTTTGCGACCTTCACCGGAAGCTGGGAGGAAGCGCACAAGGCCGTGCTGGTGCCCGCATTCCGGAAAGCCAATGCGGACGCCGCGATGGTGCTCGACCCCATGCTCTCGGTCGACCAGATCGCGAAGGTCAACGCCGCCAAGGCCAATCCGCCGATCGATGTCATGCTGCACGATCCCGGCCCCGCCCTCGTCGCCATCGGCCAGGATCTGGTCGAGCCTTATCCGGTCGAGAAGAGCGCCTATTACAAGGACCTGATCGCCGAGGCGCAGGAGCCGATGGGCCCTGCCCCGTTCTTCCAGGTCGTCGGCCTCACCTACAATCCGGAAGCCGTCAAGACGCCGCCGACCTCCTGGGCCGATCTCTGGAAGCCGGAGTTCAAGGGCCGCGTCGGCATCACCAACCTCAACTCGACGCTCGGCACCGGCTGGCTGGTCGAGATCGCCAAGATGCGCGGCGGCTCGGAGGCCAATGTCGATCCCGGCTTCAAGGCGCTGGAGGAGCTGAAGCCCAATCTCGCCGCGGTCGCCGCCAATCCCGGCGCGCTCGCGACCCTGTTCCAGCAGGGCCAGATCGACATCTCGCCCGGCAATTTCAACGCCATCCAGATCCTCAAGGCGCGCGGCGTGCCGGTCGAGTTCGTTGCGCCGAAGGAAGGCGCCATCGCCTTCAAGACCACGATCCACATCGTCAAGAACTCGCCGAACCGCGAGCTCGCCTTCAAGCTGATCGAGGCGGCGCTGACGCCGGAGGTGCAGACCACGCTGATGAACCCGCCCTATCTGATCGTGCCGACCAATTCCAAGGTGACGATGGGCGGCGAGATCGCGCGCGTGCTGGCCAAGGACACCGCCGAGCTGAAGCAGAAGTTCGTGTTCCAGGACTGGAAGAAGATCAACGAGCAACGCTCGGCTTGGATCGAGCGCTTCAACCGCGAGATCAAGATCTAA
- a CDS encoding ABC transporter permease: MGAAPASRDVTSYGMGLAAPLALFFLLFFVAPLLQLLWLSLHNDTAALHWGLGQYLHFLADPFSLGVLGSTLLLGAEVTAVCLVLGFPIAWLYQRVGPKLQTIIILIVLLPLLTSVVVRTFAWIVILGRQGIINATLQSLGIIDTPLKLLYTQFGVVIALAQVQMPLMTLPLITALGRIDPNLDDASCSLGAGSWRTFFRIVLPLSLPGVIAGCTLTYAAAITAFITQSLIGGGQMLFMPMYLYQQASTLQNWPFAAAISIIFLLAVLAVVSVFTTLGRMSRGYGGA, encoded by the coding sequence ATGGGCGCAGCACCGGCATCGCGGGACGTGACGTCCTACGGAATGGGATTGGCAGCGCCGCTGGCGCTGTTCTTCCTGTTGTTCTTCGTCGCGCCGCTGCTGCAACTGCTCTGGCTCTCGCTGCACAACGACACGGCCGCGCTCCATTGGGGGCTCGGCCAGTACCTGCACTTCCTCGCCGATCCCTTCAGCCTCGGCGTGCTCGGCTCGACGCTGCTGCTGGGGGCCGAGGTGACCGCCGTCTGCCTCGTGCTCGGCTTTCCCATCGCCTGGCTGTATCAGCGGGTCGGGCCGAAGCTGCAGACCATCATCATCCTGATCGTGCTGCTGCCGCTTTTGACCAGCGTCGTGGTGCGCACCTTCGCCTGGATCGTCATCCTCGGACGCCAGGGCATCATCAACGCGACGCTGCAATCCCTGGGGATCATCGATACGCCGCTAAAACTGCTCTACACCCAGTTCGGCGTGGTAATCGCGCTGGCGCAGGTGCAGATGCCGCTGATGACGCTGCCCCTGATCACCGCGCTCGGCCGCATCGATCCCAATCTCGACGATGCCTCCTGCTCGCTCGGCGCCGGGAGCTGGCGCACCTTCTTCCGGATCGTGCTACCGCTGTCGCTGCCCGGCGTCATCGCCGGCTGCACGCTGACCTATGCCGCCGCGATCACCGCCTTCATCACCCAGTCGCTGATCGGCGGCGGGCAGATGCTGTTCATGCCGATGTATCTCTACCAGCAGGCTTCGACACTGCAGAACTGGCCGTTTGCGGCCGCGATCTCGATCATCTTCCTGCTCGCCGTGCTCGCGGTCGTCTCGGTCTTCACCACGCTCGGCCGCATGTCGCGCGGCTATGGAGGCGCATGA
- a CDS encoding ABC transporter permease: MSGRKRTLEAISFELVMTVIAVIALVIIIAPSLVVLIVSFTSGFSLRFPPPGYSLRWYAELWNAWQLHFAAKNSLIVALWATSLSVVLGVAAALAISRSRTLSARLLDSLFMSPLVLPALAFGLAALMLFSLVGLPVSPLTLVIGHTVVCVPYVVRNTVAALAQLEPTLLESSAVLGASRLYTFRRIVLPLIRPGIIAGAFIAFMSSFDNVPVSLFLRDAATDMLPIRMWQDLEGKLDVTIAALSGVLIIATVALVAVMERITGLSRRLTN; encoded by the coding sequence ATGAGCGGCCGCAAGCGCACTCTCGAGGCGATCAGCTTCGAGCTCGTCATGACCGTGATCGCGGTGATCGCGCTTGTCATCATCATCGCGCCGTCGCTGGTGGTGCTGATCGTCTCCTTCACAAGCGGCTTCTCGCTGCGCTTCCCGCCGCCCGGCTATTCCTTGCGCTGGTACGCCGAGCTGTGGAATGCCTGGCAGCTGCATTTCGCGGCCAAGAACAGCCTGATCGTGGCGCTGTGGGCAACTAGCCTGTCCGTCGTCCTCGGCGTCGCCGCGGCGCTCGCGATCTCCAGGTCGCGGACGCTGTCGGCGCGGCTGCTCGATTCCCTCTTCATGTCGCCGCTGGTGCTGCCCGCACTCGCCTTTGGCCTTGCCGCCCTGATGCTGTTCTCGCTGGTCGGCCTACCGGTGTCGCCGCTGACGCTGGTGATCGGCCACACCGTGGTCTGCGTGCCCTATGTCGTGCGCAACACGGTCGCAGCCCTCGCCCAGCTCGAGCCGACCCTGCTCGAAAGCTCGGCGGTGCTGGGCGCAAGCCGGCTCTACACGTTCCGCAGGATCGTGCTGCCGCTGATCCGGCCCGGCATCATCGCCGGCGCCTTCATCGCCTTCATGTCGTCCTTCGACAACGTGCCGGTATCGCTGTTCCTGCGCGATGCCGCGACCGACATGCTGCCGATCCGGATGTGGCAGGACCTCGAAGGCAAGCTGGATGTCACCATCGCCGCGCTCTCGGGCGTGCTGATCATCGCGACCGTCGCGCTGGTCGCGGTGATGGAGCGCATCACCGGCCTGTCGCGGCGGCTGACGAACTAA
- a CDS encoding hydroxyisourate hydrolase — MAGGISIHAVDVASGRPAQGLRVEIWRIDPDSLRIADGRLGANGVLDHSVAQGAGVTAGEYEVLFHLGEFFGEHDGFLTVTPFRFRIKNVDEHFHLPLKFTRWGYSLFRGA; from the coding sequence GTGGCAGGCGGCATTTCCATTCACGCGGTCGATGTGGCGAGCGGGCGTCCGGCGCAGGGGCTGCGCGTCGAGATCTGGCGGATCGATCCGGACTCGCTGCGCATCGCCGACGGGCGGCTCGGTGCCAACGGCGTGCTCGATCATTCCGTTGCGCAAGGCGCAGGCGTGACGGCTGGTGAGTACGAGGTGCTGTTTCATCTCGGCGAGTTCTTTGGCGAGCACGACGGCTTCCTGACCGTGACGCCGTTCCGTTTCCGCATCAAGAACGTTGACGAGCATTTTCATCTGCCGCTGAAATTCACGCGCTGGGGCTATTCGCTGTTCCGCGGCGCCTAG
- a CDS encoding MFS transporter: MVDGNTAIRPAPALLPALGAMTALQALVALALFAPGVVAPRAHIEVWQLSMFSCAVFAVGIPASFWGGGFIARVGSLRIASLCAAAIVLGMALASLGSSAALLAAGLCLGLAMGPETPASAALLSRLVTAERRAFVFSVRQTGNQIGAVCGSLALPAIAIAFGPAWCYAAVGLCALLAIALFERLRPAYAVKFVPPPKLDLRARLALMTADRRIAMLALASMPFSAMQVSLNTVFVTLGTRELGLSHIEAGMALACAQVGGLVGRLGWGYVAMRLDASRAVLIVIGLGMAFCAALLGLDGASLGRNGQFIVAALFGLTASGWNGVFIAEIARLAPQDRIGETTGAVLTASYAGLLAAPAVVSILDGVAGLGAAFFALACLALCGTVALIWGGHDKADK; this comes from the coding sequence ATGGTAGACGGAAACACGGCCATTCGGCCAGCGCCCGCGTTGCTGCCGGCCCTGGGGGCGATGACCGCGCTCCAGGCCCTCGTCGCGCTGGCCTTGTTCGCACCCGGCGTGGTCGCGCCCCGCGCCCATATCGAGGTCTGGCAGCTCTCGATGTTCTCCTGCGCGGTGTTCGCGGTCGGCATTCCCGCCTCGTTCTGGGGCGGCGGCTTCATCGCGCGGGTTGGCTCGCTGCGGATCGCGAGCCTGTGCGCGGCGGCCATCGTCCTCGGCATGGCCCTGGCTTCGCTTGGATCGAGCGCCGCACTGCTGGCCGCGGGCCTCTGCCTCGGCCTTGCCATGGGCCCGGAGACGCCCGCAAGTGCGGCGCTGCTGTCGCGGCTCGTCACCGCCGAGCGCCGCGCCTTCGTGTTCTCGGTGCGCCAGACCGGCAACCAGATCGGCGCGGTCTGCGGCTCGCTGGCCCTGCCCGCAATCGCCATCGCGTTCGGACCGGCCTGGTGCTATGCGGCCGTCGGCCTCTGCGCGCTGCTCGCGATCGCGCTGTTCGAGCGGCTGCGGCCGGCTTACGCCGTCAAGTTCGTCCCGCCGCCAAAACTCGATCTCCGCGCGCGGCTGGCGCTGATGACGGCGGACCGGCGTATCGCGATGCTGGCGCTGGCCTCGATGCCGTTCAGCGCGATGCAGGTGTCGCTCAACACGGTCTTCGTCACGCTCGGCACACGAGAGCTTGGTCTCAGCCATATCGAGGCCGGCATGGCACTCGCCTGCGCGCAAGTCGGCGGCCTCGTCGGCCGTCTCGGCTGGGGCTATGTCGCCATGCGCCTCGACGCCTCCCGCGCCGTGCTCATCGTCATTGGCCTCGGCATGGCCTTCTGCGCCGCGCTGCTCGGTCTCGACGGCGCATCGCTCGGCCGCAACGGACAATTCATCGTTGCCGCATTGTTTGGCCTGACGGCGTCGGGCTGGAATGGCGTCTTCATCGCCGAGATCGCCCGCCTCGCTCCGCAGGACCGGATCGGCGAGACCACCGGCGCGGTGCTGACAGCATCCTATGCCGGGCTGCTCGCGGCGCCGGCCGTGGTATCGATCCTGGATGGTGTAGCTGGCCTCGGCGCGGCCTTCTTTGCCCTGGCGTGCCTGGCCCTCTGTGGCACAGTGGCGCTGATCTGGGGAGGCCATGACAAAGCCGACAAATAG
- a CDS encoding amidase, with translation MTKPTNSAREIAADVIAGRTTAVETATAALGSIEAGKALNAVVTVDPARTLLDAAAVDARLRAGETMPLAGVPVIVKDNIWVGGWRVTQGSRLFADFIAPRDAVAVERLRNAGAVVVGIGATSEFASKGVTTSQLFGPTLHPLDPALTPGGSSGGPAAAVAAGLVPLAIGTDAGGSSRRPPAHVGVAGFKPSYGAIPYGPGFAEPFFGLSVIAPIATDVADIALAFETMAGIDPRDPDSAGIAQETEDIVDLRIAFSPRLGLDVAVDDVVANGLVSVIARLSAAGLRITQRDPVWPAGATEEAIMPLQHAGLAALYGDAFRKDPTAFDPDIARQIERGLSWSGTDVAGALVASSAIADAFAAFFTEVDLLLTPTVPCVAWPFTQAGPATIGGRAASPRAHAVFTPFVNHARLPAISIPCGTDANGLPFGLQIIARRGQDRTLLRAARQIEAQLA, from the coding sequence ATGACAAAGCCGACAAATAGCGCGCGCGAGATTGCTGCCGACGTCATCGCGGGGCGGACGACCGCTGTCGAGACCGCCACGGCCGCCCTCGGCTCCATCGAGGCCGGCAAGGCCTTGAACGCGGTCGTCACTGTCGATCCCGCACGCACGCTGCTCGACGCGGCGGCGGTTGATGCGCGCCTGCGTGCCGGTGAGACCATGCCGCTCGCCGGCGTCCCCGTCATCGTCAAGGACAACATCTGGGTCGGCGGCTGGCGCGTGACGCAGGGCTCGCGCCTGTTTGCCGATTTCATCGCACCGCGTGACGCCGTCGCGGTCGAGCGCCTGCGCAATGCCGGAGCGGTCGTCGTCGGCATCGGCGCGACGTCCGAGTTCGCCAGCAAGGGCGTCACCACCTCTCAGCTGTTCGGGCCGACACTGCATCCGCTCGATCCCGCGCTGACACCGGGCGGCTCGTCGGGCGGCCCGGCCGCTGCGGTTGCGGCCGGCCTCGTGCCGCTCGCGATCGGCACCGATGCGGGCGGCTCGAGCCGCAGGCCCCCCGCCCATGTCGGCGTCGCCGGCTTCAAGCCGTCCTACGGCGCGATCCCCTATGGGCCCGGCTTCGCCGAACCGTTCTTCGGCCTCTCCGTCATCGCCCCGATCGCCACTGACGTCGCCGACATCGCGCTGGCCTTCGAGACCATGGCCGGCATCGATCCCCGCGATCCGGATTCGGCTGGCATAGCGCAAGAGACCGAGGACATCGTGGACTTGCGCATCGCCTTCTCGCCGCGCCTCGGGCTCGACGTTGCGGTCGATGATGTCGTCGCCAATGGGCTGGTTTCCGTCATCGCCCGTCTCTCCGCCGCCGGCCTGCGTATCACGCAGCGCGATCCCGTCTGGCCGGCCGGCGCGACCGAAGAGGCCATCATGCCGCTCCAGCATGCCGGCCTCGCCGCCCTCTATGGCGACGCTTTCCGCAAGGATCCGACCGCCTTCGACCCTGATATCGCCAGGCAGATCGAGCGAGGACTGTCCTGGTCAGGCACTGATGTTGCCGGCGCGCTCGTCGCGAGCTCCGCGATCGCCGACGCCTTCGCGGCCTTCTTTACCGAGGTCGACCTGCTGCTGACGCCGACCGTCCCCTGTGTCGCCTGGCCGTTCACGCAAGCGGGACCCGCCACGATCGGCGGCCGCGCGGCGAGCCCGCGCGCGCATGCCGTGTTCACGCCGTTCGTCAATCACGCCCGCCTGCCAGCGATTTCGATTCCGTGCGGGACCGACGCAAACGGGCTTCCGTTCGGTCTCCAGATCATCGCCCGGCGCGGCCAGGACCGGACGCTGCTGCGCGCCGCGCGGCAGATCGAGGCACAGCTGGCTTGA